Proteins encoded within one genomic window of Thermodesulfobacteriota bacterium:
- a CDS encoding 2,3-bisphosphoglycerate-independent phosphoglycerate mutase, whose protein sequence is MQEVIKKIIQKNDTKIVFCVLDGLGGLTKDGKTELETASTPNLDALAGEGATGLHMPVAVGITPGSGAAHLGLFGYDPLKYEIGRGVLEALGLGLVVGPNDIAIRGNFATVKYEGDTPIVTDRRAGRIPTQENIRIVRRITEKIKEIDGVKVNVTSGMEHRVAVILTFPEPVPAGGDDIDDTDPQLEGKSPVRPHGNNPEAEKVAAVVAKFIDEAAKVIRDEERANYMLLRGFAVHPNLTPYSEAYGLNAACIATYPMYRGVAKLVGMEVLEVEDMTIKSEVETLKRDFDKHDFFFLHVKKTDSYGEDGNFGAKAGVIEEFDSLVPEIVALKPDVLVVTGDHSTPARMKSHSWHPVPILISSKYTQGGGEGGFGEGACRRGELGTFRAADLMTLVLAHAGRLQKYGA, encoded by the coding sequence ATGCAGGAAGTCATAAAGAAAATAATCCAGAAGAACGATACGAAGATAGTCTTTTGCGTTCTCGACGGCCTGGGAGGGCTTACGAAAGACGGGAAGACGGAGCTCGAAACGGCGTCCACGCCGAACCTCGACGCGCTGGCCGGGGAGGGGGCTACCGGGCTTCACATGCCCGTGGCCGTCGGCATAACCCCGGGAAGCGGGGCCGCGCACCTGGGGCTCTTCGGATACGACCCGCTCAAGTACGAGATAGGGCGAGGGGTGCTCGAAGCGCTCGGGCTCGGGCTCGTAGTCGGCCCTAACGACATCGCCATAAGGGGAAACTTCGCCACGGTGAAATACGAGGGCGATACGCCGATAGTCACCGACCGCCGCGCGGGCAGGATACCGACGCAGGAGAATATACGCATCGTTCGCAGGATAACGGAAAAGATAAAGGAGATAGACGGGGTCAAGGTGAACGTGACGTCCGGCATGGAGCACAGGGTGGCAGTGATACTGACGTTTCCCGAACCGGTGCCCGCGGGTGGGGACGACATAGACGACACGGACCCGCAGCTCGAAGGGAAGAGCCCGGTCAGGCCGCACGGCAACAACCCCGAGGCGGAGAAGGTAGCGGCCGTCGTGGCGAAGTTCATCGACGAGGCGGCGAAGGTCATAAGGGACGAGGAGAGGGCGAATTACATGCTCCTCCGGGGTTTCGCCGTACACCCGAACCTTACGCCGTATTCAGAGGCGTACGGCCTTAACGCCGCATGCATCGCCACGTACCCGATGTACAGGGGCGTCGCGAAGCTGGTGGGGATGGAGGTGCTCGAAGTCGAGGACATGACGATAAAGAGCGAGGTCGAGACGCTTAAGAGGGACTTCGACAAGCACGACTTCTTTTTCCTCCACGTGAAGAAGACCGACAGCTACGGCGAGGACGGGAACTTCGGCGCGAAGGCGGGGGTTATAGAGGAGTTCGATTCGCTCGTGCCGGAGATCGTGGCGCTCAAGCCCGACGTGCTGGTAGTGACGGGCGACCATTCGACGCCGGCAAGGATGAAGTCCCACAGCTGGCATCCCGTGCCGATACTGATAAGCTCGAAGTATACGCAGGGCGGCGGAGAGGGCGGCTTCGGCGAGGGCGCGTGCAGGCGAGGGGAGCTCGGCACGTTCAGGGCGGCCGACCTCATGACGCTCGTCCTGGCGCACGCGGGGCGTCTCCAGAAATATGGGGCGTGA
- a CDS encoding site-specific integrase → MAIYKKNNRWYIDFYADGKRRREVVKIEGIPPQHISRQDALTFLRIKQAEAAKGEYVAKKEKPLPFELLASMYLEWAENNHAPSTYENEKAIVKTLVSFFKDKNTNSIKLWDVERFKSKRKANGIEFVTINKDLAVLRLMFNVAAKGQLKRKINRNPITGIKRFKEPYKPIRILRDSEFQRLYEACSERLKPIVLCAFTTGMRRSEIAGLKWENIDFDTGYIHLEKTKTNEPRSIPINKLLFDDLKRLKRESKSDYVFPRPDGKPYTSKTTWRTPWLRALRASGIGRVRFHSLRHSFVSALIVDEREDIATVMSLSGHKDIRMLKHYAHTNERAKKAAVDRLSERIKRAAIDTYMDTTAVTPISAAEKGKRKK, encoded by the coding sequence GTGGCAATCTACAAAAAAAATAACCGCTGGTATATCGATTTTTACGCCGACGGCAAGCGGCGGCGCGAGGTTGTAAAGATTGAGGGCATACCACCTCAGCATATAAGCCGCCAGGACGCCCTTACATTCCTTCGCATAAAACAGGCCGAGGCGGCGAAAGGCGAATACGTGGCCAAGAAAGAGAAGCCCCTACCCTTCGAGCTGCTGGCTTCAATGTACCTGGAATGGGCCGAGAATAATCACGCACCGAGTACATACGAAAATGAAAAGGCAATAGTAAAAACCTTGGTGTCATTCTTTAAGGACAAAAATACAAATTCGATAAAGCTATGGGACGTGGAAAGGTTTAAATCCAAGAGAAAAGCAAATGGGATTGAGTTTGTCACGATCAACAAGGACCTCGCGGTGCTCAGGCTTATGTTTAATGTTGCCGCCAAGGGGCAGTTGAAACGGAAGATAAACAGAAACCCAATCACGGGAATTAAGCGCTTTAAAGAGCCCTACAAGCCAATACGTATTTTGAGGGACTCGGAATTTCAGAGGCTTTATGAAGCGTGCTCCGAGCGTTTAAAGCCCATTGTCCTTTGTGCCTTCACAACTGGCATGAGACGGTCAGAGATCGCAGGCCTTAAATGGGAAAACATAGATTTCGACACCGGCTATATTCACCTAGAAAAGACAAAGACGAATGAGCCGCGAAGCATTCCTATCAACAAATTACTCTTTGACGACCTGAAAAGGTTAAAGAGGGAGTCCAAGTCGGATTACGTATTCCCGCGCCCGGATGGCAAGCCCTACACCTCAAAGACTACTTGGCGGACGCCCTGGTTAAGGGCTTTACGCGCGTCGGGAATTGGGAGGGTGCGTTTCCACAGCCTCAGACATAGCTTTGTTAGTGCCCTTATAGTCGACGAGAGGGAAGACATTGCCACTGTAATGAGTCTAAGCGGTCACAAGGATATTCGGATGTTGAAACACTACGCCCATACGAATGAACGGGCCAAAAAAGCGGCTGTAGATAGGCTCTCGGAAAGGATAAAAAGGGCTGCTATAGACACCTATATGGACACCACGGCGGTTACACCTATCAGCGCAGCCGAGAAGGGAAAGAGGAAAAAGTGA
- a CDS encoding type VI secretion system-associated protein TagO — protein sequence MGFGGFSWKRAVGLTKLKGKISRKTGIPLTKSGRQRKIGKMITGGRGGCLVTLLLATFICTAGYVAFGETEDTGKWQISRDHSSMDDSKRVVLGLPAENIISGYLQTYQPTLIIRCQENKTDLYVNIGVSPNPELGLYNQHTVRIRLDDGKPFSERWSQSTSGDTLFAPQPIALARKMVSANKMLFEFVPYNSNAQIAEFDIWGLKPYLTELSETCNWKISGSTKAGSSKSKTSRRYLSFDEAKKVGQEIGSEISGQYTDKSDVELYSICVEKLTSRNIYTEYAAIFMGECVDTYKKNTPKQ from the coding sequence ATGGGCTTCGGGGGCTTTTCCTGGAAACGGGCCGTCGGCTTAACCAAACTCAAGGGGAAGATTTCTCGTAAAACAGGAATTCCTCTCACGAAATCCGGACGGCAAAGAAAAATCGGCAAGATGATTACAGGCGGACGCGGTGGCTGTCTGGTTACGCTGCTTCTGGCTACGTTTATATGCACGGCTGGTTATGTCGCCTTTGGCGAGACAGAGGATACCGGAAAGTGGCAGATTTCCCGTGACCATTCCTCAATGGATGATAGTAAGCGTGTTGTTTTGGGATTGCCTGCGGAGAATATCATCAGCGGATACCTGCAAACATACCAACCTACGCTGATTATACGGTGCCAAGAGAACAAAACCGATCTTTATGTCAATATCGGAGTATCGCCCAACCCGGAATTGGGGCTGTACAATCAACATACTGTTAGAATCAGGCTTGATGACGGGAAGCCTTTTTCGGAGAGATGGAGCCAATCCACAAGCGGGGATACTTTGTTCGCCCCGCAGCCAATAGCTCTTGCCCGTAAAATGGTATCCGCGAATAAAATGCTCTTTGAGTTTGTTCCGTACAACTCTAATGCTCAGATCGCCGAATTCGATATTTGGGGCTTAAAACCGTATTTGACCGAATTGTCCGAAACCTGCAATTGGAAGATAAGTGGTTCAACCAAGGCCGGTTCTTCAAAATCCAAGACGAGTAGGAGGTATCTCTCCTTCGATGAAGCCAAGAAAGTTGGCCAGGAAATCGGAAGTGAAATCTCGGGACAATACACAGACAAGTCCGATGTTGAGTTATACAGCATCTGCGTGGAAAAACTCACCTCGCGCAATATATACACAGAGTACGCAGCGATATTCATGGGCGAATGCGTGGATACCTACAAAAAGAATACTCCCAAGCAGTAA
- a CDS encoding AAA family ATPase yields MSYENSNPEKETEQSLLNEITLGHVDFAEVKGLGLSAKDFSTETHRLIYRALESLYDRGAAIDALSVYNELQCTERPDGGSWGSCIANTLGVSIPLGDVAYHVQQIKEAARLRDLSEASYRLYEAAQRGDSERIRKLTEKITELQTLDTGTGGRLKPVSAADLPDIEIPDPLWAGLIYPGCVIQLNGEPGAGKSTIAYNLAALGAQGKDFAGESFAKPIKTLYVDLETPSWLRRPKIEAICEEPPEDFKILPDMELSRDIDELIRLCKAEKYDLIIMDTQSKVLNMEQENDNSEANRKGRLLDRIKAETDAAVLLVHHTSKGSEGKDAYRGRGASAIAGSVDIVCNLEALDQDTVKLSVAKTRVPNKFRSLTLRKAGNDRFMRVESEAGNTGIELFRIQDFLIDLLSSARERRRPEILELAKEAGFTERTTERALKRLREAGRIAQVSRGIYTLGGTLIDEIEEPEDYPEVLNL; encoded by the coding sequence ATGAGCTATGAAAATTCTAACCCGGAAAAAGAAACTGAGCAATCCTTGCTAAACGAAATCACACTCGGCCACGTAGACTTCGCCGAGGTCAAAGGGTTAGGCCTTAGCGCCAAGGATTTCAGCACCGAGACCCATAGGCTCATTTACAGGGCCCTGGAGTCCCTATACGACCGAGGCGCGGCGATAGATGCTCTAAGTGTATACAATGAGCTTCAGTGCACCGAGAGGCCCGACGGAGGCTCTTGGGGCTCATGTATTGCGAACACCCTGGGTGTATCAATACCACTAGGAGACGTTGCTTACCACGTTCAGCAAATCAAAGAAGCGGCGCGGCTTAGAGACTTATCAGAAGCGAGCTACCGGCTTTACGAGGCAGCCCAAAGAGGTGATAGCGAGCGTATAAGAAAACTCACAGAGAAGATCACCGAGCTTCAAACTCTGGATACGGGGACCGGGGGCCGGTTAAAGCCCGTAAGCGCGGCGGACCTTCCCGATATTGAAATACCGGACCCTCTTTGGGCCGGGCTCATTTATCCGGGCTGCGTCATTCAGCTGAACGGCGAACCCGGAGCGGGAAAATCCACCATTGCTTATAACCTCGCAGCCCTCGGAGCGCAGGGAAAGGACTTCGCGGGTGAGTCTTTCGCTAAGCCAATAAAAACCCTTTACGTCGACTTAGAGACGCCCTCATGGCTTCGGCGGCCAAAAATCGAGGCTATCTGCGAGGAACCGCCAGAAGACTTTAAGATATTACCGGACATGGAGTTATCCCGAGACATTGACGAGCTTATCAGGCTATGCAAAGCGGAAAAGTACGACCTGATTATCATGGATACGCAGAGCAAGGTTTTAAATATGGAACAGGAGAATGATAACTCGGAGGCCAATAGAAAAGGAAGGCTACTGGACAGAATAAAGGCGGAGACGGACGCGGCAGTCCTTCTGGTTCACCATACGAGTAAGGGCAGTGAGGGTAAGGACGCTTACAGAGGGCGCGGAGCTTCGGCTATCGCGGGCTCAGTCGACATTGTATGCAACCTCGAAGCCCTTGACCAGGACACGGTCAAACTCTCTGTGGCTAAAACCCGAGTGCCTAATAAGTTTAGATCGCTTACCTTGCGGAAGGCCGGTAACGATAGGTTTATGCGGGTGGAATCCGAGGCCGGGAACACCGGAATTGAGCTATTCCGGATTCAGGATTTTTTAATAGACCTCTTATCGAGCGCGAGGGAACGGCGAAGGCCCGAGATTTTAGAGCTCGCCAAAGAGGCGGGATTCACCGAGAGGACAACGGAACGCGCCCTAAAGCGACTAAGAGAGGCCGGAAGGATTGCCCAGGTGAGCCGAGGAATATATACCCTCGGAGGAACCCTGATAGACGAGATCGAGGAGCCGGAAGACTACCCGGAAGTGTTGAATTTGTGA